A portion of the Treponema rectale genome contains these proteins:
- a CDS encoding glycosyltransferase, giving the protein MLLKRIFRRLMTEFSNRLPITRPSNTVEGVILSLTSYPARLKNLHIVIRSLLKQNLCAEKVILYLGTDTKDSDIPAKLKKLTKYNFEIRTGYKDLKPHKKYFFAMQEFLNHTIITVDDDLIYDRNLVKDLVECAKNNPGCVCSRRVNLITKDNNGHLNPYSKWKWEYNDVMEPSHSLLATGCGGVLYPPHILPPETFDVHAIKEHCLNTDDIWLKFMELKSNVKIVFSNNKIVHPLTLRHTQESGLLHTNATGENRNDINIKKMQEFTGINLVNYAK; this is encoded by the coding sequence ATGCTTTTAAAACGTATTTTTCGCCGCTTAATGACAGAATTCTCAAACAGACTTCCAATTACAAGACCTTCAAATACAGTCGAGGGTGTTATCCTTTCTCTTACGTCGTATCCAGCCCGTCTTAAAAATCTTCATATTGTAATTCGATCCCTTTTAAAACAAAATCTTTGCGCTGAAAAAGTAATTTTGTATCTTGGTACGGACACAAAGGATTCTGACATTCCTGCAAAGCTGAAAAAGCTTACTAAATACAATTTTGAAATCCGTACAGGTTATAAAGATTTAAAACCACATAAAAAATATTTTTTTGCAATGCAGGAGTTTCTGAATCACACAATTATCACTGTTGATGATGATTTGATATACGACAGAAATCTTGTTAAAGATTTGGTCGAATGTGCGAAAAACAATCCAGGTTGTGTATGTTCCCGCCGAGTAAATCTTATTACAAAAGATAATAATGGACATCTAAATCCCTACTCCAAATGGAAGTGGGAATACAACGACGTCATGGAACCTTCTCACTCATTACTTGCAACTGGATGCGGAGGAGTTCTTTACCCTCCTCATATTCTTCCACCAGAAACTTTTGATGTACATGCAATAAAAGAGCACTGTCTAAACACAGATGATATCTGGCTCAAATTCATGGAATTAAAAAGTAATGTAAAAATCGTTTTTTCAAATAACAAGATTGTGCACCCACTTACGTTACGCCATACACAAGAATCAGGACTTTTGCATACAAATGCAACCGGCGAAAACAGAAACGACATCAATATCAAAAAAATGCAAGAATTCACAGGAATAAATCTTGTTAATTATGCTAAATAA
- the rffA gene encoding dTDP-4-amino-4,6-dideoxygalactose transaminase, with translation MIPFNIPPVTGNEITYLKEAIENKKICGDGPFTKKCHAWLENKLGGSSKVLLTTSGTTALEMAALLCNIQAGDEVIMPSFTFCSTADAFVQRGAKIVFVDIRPDTMNIDENKIERAITPKTKAICAVHYAGVACEMDTIMTIARKHNLKVVEDAAQAICSEYKGRALGTIGDYGCLSFHETKNFSMGEGGAVIINTGNEDYERAEVIREKGTDRSKFLRGQIDKYTWRDYGSSYLPSDLNAAYLFAQLEQAEKIQMHRMNCWNTYYNSLKELEVSKKIVLPTVPAGCLHNAHMFYILTKNIEERTELISFLKENGVGSAFHYIPLHSAPAGIKFGRFDGKDEITTAYSERLVRLPMYYGLSDVDIQKVIKNVKDFYLK, from the coding sequence ATGATTCCATTTAATATCCCGCCTGTAACAGGCAACGAAATTACATACCTTAAAGAAGCAATAGAAAACAAAAAAATTTGCGGTGATGGCCCATTTACTAAAAAATGCCATGCATGGCTTGAAAACAAACTTGGAGGAAGCAGTAAAGTTCTGCTTACAACCAGCGGTACTACAGCACTTGAAATGGCAGCATTGCTTTGTAATATTCAGGCAGGTGATGAAGTAATAATGCCTAGTTTTACATTCTGTTCAACAGCCGATGCCTTTGTTCAGCGTGGTGCAAAAATCGTATTTGTTGATATCAGACCAGACACAATGAATATTGACGAAAATAAAATAGAACGAGCAATTACTCCAAAAACAAAAGCAATATGTGCAGTTCATTATGCCGGGGTCGCCTGCGAAATGGATACAATAATGACAATTGCCAGAAAACATAACCTTAAAGTTGTTGAGGACGCAGCTCAAGCAATCTGCTCTGAATATAAAGGAAGAGCTCTCGGCACAATAGGAGATTACGGCTGTCTTTCTTTTCATGAGACAAAAAATTTTTCCATGGGAGAAGGAGGGGCTGTCATAATCAATACAGGGAACGAAGATTATGAACGTGCTGAAGTTATACGTGAAAAAGGAACAGACAGAAGCAAATTCTTACGCGGTCAGATCGACAAATACACCTGGCGTGACTACGGATCTTCTTACCTTCCCTCTGACTTAAACGCTGCATATCTCTTTGCACAATTGGAACAGGCTGAAAAAATTCAAATGCACAGAATGAACTGCTGGAACACGTATTATAACTCCCTAAAAGAACTTGAAGTATCAAAAAAAATAGTACTTCCGACGGTTCCCGCAGGATGTCTCCATAATGCCCATATGTTCTATATTCTTACTAAAAACATAGAGGAAAGGACAGAATTGATTTCATTCCTTAAAGAAAATGGAGTTGGTTCTGCATTTCATTATATTCCACTTCATTCTGCTCCTGCAGGAATTAAATTCGGACGCTTTGACGGCAAAGATGAAATAACCACGGCTTATTCAGAACGATTAGTCAGGCTTCCTATGTATTACGGTCTGTCAGATGTCGACATTCAAAAAGTCATAAAAAATGTAAAGGACTTCTATTTAAAATGA
- a CDS encoding glycosyltransferase family 2 protein yields the protein MEPLVSICLPVYNTSLYLKQCLESLYNQTIADKCEFIIVNDCSTANSLEVINKVTSRYNNLSIKIISHNYNKGVAGARNTALEVATGKYCLHLDSDDWCELNYAETLANLAEKENADIVTSFFDFTPPESYDYVKGLLNHEFPVTSWTRLIRRDLFLKNNIKWVEGINVGEDPIISCKLFYFANKVVATPVKLYHYRENRDVS from the coding sequence ATGGAACCTTTAGTTTCAATCTGTTTACCAGTTTATAACACATCTCTGTATTTAAAGCAGTGTCTTGAGTCTCTATATAATCAGACAATCGCTGACAAATGTGAATTCATCATAGTAAATGATTGTTCAACAGCTAACTCTCTTGAAGTTATTAATAAAGTTACTTCAAGATATAATAATCTTTCAATAAAAATAATCAGTCATAATTATAACAAAGGTGTTGCCGGGGCAAGAAATACTGCTCTAGAAGTTGCAACAGGTAAATATTGTCTGCACCTCGACAGTGATGATTGGTGCGAATTAAATTATGCAGAGACACTCGCAAATCTTGCCGAAAAAGAAAATGCAGATATTGTAACTTCTTTTTTTGATTTTACACCGCCAGAATCTTACGATTATGTAAAAGGACTTTTAAATCATGAGTTTCCTGTAACCTCGTGGACTCGTCTTATCAGAAGAGATTTATTCTTAAAAAACAACATAAAATGGGTAGAGGGAATAAATGTCGGTGAAGATCCTATTATTTCCTGTAAATTGTTTTATTTTGCAAATAAAGTCGTTGCAACTCCTGTCAAGCTCTATCATTACAGAGAAAACAGAGACGTATCTTAA
- a CDS encoding flippase codes for MKQKSLKTNAFFSFLKAFMDIVFPVISFPYASRILSPAGIGRINFSNSITAYFAMIAGLGVTTYATREVARIRENKNELNKFCKEILIINFFSSIAAYVLFAFSLIFVRKFDSYRILLILSSSTVLFRALSMSWFYAGFENFKLITIRTTVFQVISLVFLFVFVRESSDLVEYMIFGLITPIGCNAFNFIYAMRLVDLRCKCRLEFKKHLKQMFVFWGMSFVTTIYETLDSSFLGFLSTDSEVGYYSAAIKINRMVLMLLVSISGILLPRLSLYAEKKDDLSFYRLIHKSFGINFIIAFPCAAGLFVLSEPIVRLFSGEQYLPAVVLMQLMTLLVPIISLSNLIGGQILPALKKEKLCFISYITGASVNLVFNSALIPLFGAFGAGIASVIAESCVLLVQLVFFAKISSEPKISSDVIKNLLHSLFSTLIMSVFVFFVMRITEGFGLVLQIFISIFAGCIVYCISLLLLRNSYIHEWIGIIRSTIRKKY; via the coding sequence ATGAAACAAAAATCATTAAAAACAAATGCTTTTTTTTCTTTTCTAAAAGCTTTTATGGATATTGTTTTTCCTGTTATATCTTTTCCTTATGCTTCACGTATTCTTTCACCGGCAGGAATCGGTCGTATAAATTTTTCAAATTCTATAACAGCTTATTTTGCGATGATTGCAGGATTGGGTGTCACTACTTATGCAACTAGAGAAGTTGCAAGAATCCGTGAAAATAAAAATGAGTTGAATAAATTTTGTAAGGAAATACTCATAATTAATTTTTTTTCAAGTATTGCGGCCTATGTTTTGTTTGCATTTTCTTTGATATTCGTTAGAAAATTTGACAGCTACAGGATATTGCTTATCTTGTCGTCATCAACAGTTTTATTTAGAGCTCTTAGCATGTCCTGGTTCTATGCTGGTTTTGAAAACTTTAAACTGATAACAATCCGTACAACTGTTTTTCAGGTAATAAGTTTAGTTTTTCTTTTTGTTTTTGTACGTGAGTCTTCTGATTTAGTGGAGTATATGATTTTTGGGCTTATTACTCCTATAGGTTGCAATGCGTTTAACTTTATTTATGCAATGAGACTTGTAGATTTAAGATGTAAATGCAGGTTGGAATTTAAGAAACACCTTAAACAAATGTTTGTATTTTGGGGAATGTCTTTTGTAACTACAATATATGAAACGCTTGATTCTTCTTTTTTGGGATTTTTATCAACTGACAGCGAAGTTGGATATTATTCTGCAGCAATAAAGATAAACCGTATGGTTCTTATGCTTCTTGTTTCTATCAGTGGAATTTTGCTTCCTAGATTATCTCTTTATGCTGAAAAAAAAGATGATTTGAGTTTTTATAGGCTTATTCATAAAAGTTTCGGGATAAACTTCATCATTGCGTTTCCATGTGCTGCAGGTCTCTTTGTTCTTTCAGAACCTATAGTACGTCTATTTAGTGGAGAACAATATCTGCCTGCAGTAGTTTTAATGCAACTTATGACACTTTTGGTTCCTATAATTTCATTGAGTAATCTTATAGGAGGACAGATTCTTCCTGCTCTAAAAAAAGAGAAGTTATGTTTTATCTCTTATATTACAGGTGCATCTGTTAATCTTGTATTTAATTCTGCTTTGATTCCATTGTTTGGTGCATTTGGGGCTGGAATTGCCTCTGTAATAGCAGAGTCCTGTGTTCTTTTGGTTCAGTTAGTATTTTTTGCAAAAATATCATCTGAACCAAAAATATCCAGTGATGTTATAAAGAATTTGTTGCATTCACTTTTCTCAACTTTGATAATGAGTGTTTTTGTTTTTTTTGTAATGCGAATTACTGAAGGCTTTGGCCTTGTGTTGCAGATTTTTATTTCTATCTTTGCTGGTTGTATTGTGTATTGCATATCGCTTTTACTATTGAGAAATTCTTATATTCATGAGTGGATCGGAATTATACGTAGTACAATTAGAAAAAAATATTGA
- a CDS encoding EamA family transporter, whose protein sequence is MHFSFLIYCSYAVIGKFAAKLDFLSLKFIAVYCGVFFILGIYALLWQQVLKHISLTTAIANKSITIIWGLIAGYFLFHESITKTKILGAILILCGIFILSFQSSSDSVDDKNTGV, encoded by the coding sequence ATGCATTTCTCTTTTTTAATTTACTGTTCTTACGCAGTGATTGGAAAATTTGCAGCAAAATTAGATTTTCTTTCTCTAAAATTTATTGCAGTTTACTGCGGTGTTTTTTTTATATTAGGAATTTATGCTTTGTTGTGGCAGCAGGTTTTAAAACATATTTCTTTAACAACTGCTATTGCAAACAAATCCATAACAATTATATGGGGGCTCATAGCTGGATATTTTCTGTTTCATGAATCAATTACAAAAACTAAGATTCTCGGAGCAATATTAATTTTATGCGGTATCTTCATATTAAGTTTTCAGTCATCCTCTGATTCTGTTGATGATAAAAATACTGGAGTTTAA
- a CDS encoding EamA family transporter — MITATIILFLSVFISAISQILLKKSALKKWKNSLREYLNLYVITAYTIFFTAVFLDLLALRKVNLSLVPVAEASSYIFVIILSRIFLKEKLSKLKALAILLIVTGIIIFLY; from the coding sequence ATGATAACCGCTACAATAATTCTGTTTTTATCAGTGTTTATCTCTGCCATATCGCAAATTCTCTTAAAAAAATCAGCCTTAAAAAAATGGAAGAATTCATTGAGAGAGTACTTGAATTTATATGTAATTACAGCATATACCATTTTTTTTACAGCAGTTTTTCTAGATCTGCTTGCGCTTCGAAAAGTTAACCTTTCATTAGTTCCCGTTGCAGAGGCTTCAAGTTATATATTCGTAATAATCCTTTCCAGAATTTTTCTGAAAGAAAAACTTTCAAAACTGAAAGCTCTGGCAATTCTCCTGATTGTGACAGGAATCATTATTTTCCTTTATTAA
- a CDS encoding glycosyltransferase family 2 protein — translation MNNNNKLPELSIVVPCFNEEDSIPIFYTETTKIIKQMKITAYEFVFIDDGSTDSTLTKLQELNTKDKKVHYISFSRNFGKEAALYAGLKKATGKYTAVMDADMQDPPALLPEMLKSIKEEGYDCTASRRVTRKNEPVIRSIFARLFYKIMRKMSDVQVVDGARDFRLMTKPYREAVVSLCERNRFTKGIFPWVGFNTKWFEYENIERVAGTTKWSFWKLFKYSIDGIIGFSTKPLAWSSFLGIFMIIISLAFIAFIILRKLINGDPVQGWASMVCIIIFLGGLQLFTTGILGLYLSKIYIEVKQRPIYIAKEEK, via the coding sequence ATGAACAATAATAATAAATTACCAGAACTTTCAATTGTTGTACCGTGTTTCAATGAAGAAGATTCCATACCCATTTTTTACACAGAGACAACGAAAATCATAAAGCAGATGAAAATCACGGCTTATGAATTTGTTTTCATTGATGACGGTTCTACAGACTCAACTTTAACTAAACTACAAGAACTAAATACAAAGGATAAAAAAGTTCACTATATAAGTTTTTCCAGAAACTTCGGAAAAGAAGCAGCTTTATACGCAGGATTAAAAAAGGCAACCGGGAAATATACCGCTGTTATGGATGCTGACATGCAGGATCCACCTGCCCTTCTTCCCGAAATGTTAAAATCAATTAAAGAAGAAGGGTATGACTGCACTGCAAGCAGGCGTGTCACAAGAAAAAACGAACCTGTAATCAGGTCTATTTTTGCACGACTTTTCTACAAAATAATGAGAAAAATGTCTGATGTCCAGGTTGTTGATGGTGCAAGAGATTTTAGACTTATGACAAAACCATACAGAGAGGCTGTAGTTTCCTTATGTGAAAGAAATCGTTTTACGAAAGGAATTTTTCCCTGGGTCGGATTTAATACAAAATGGTTTGAATATGAAAATATAGAACGTGTTGCAGGAACCACTAAATGGTCATTCTGGAAACTTTTCAAATATTCAATTGATGGAATAATAGGTTTTTCAACAAAACCTCTGGCATGGTCATCATTTTTAGGAATATTTATGATAATTATCTCACTTGCTTTTATTGCATTCATTATACTTAGAAAACTTATAAACGGGGATCCTGTACAAGGATGGGCCTCCATGGTTTGCATAATAATATTTCTCGGAGGCTTACAACTTTTCACAACTGGAATATTAGGACTTTACCTTTCCAAGATTTATATTGAAGTAAAGCAAAGACCTATCTATATTGCAAAAGAGGAAAAATAA
- a CDS encoding glycosyltransferase family 2 protein has protein sequence MKELSIVIPVYNSHECVSELSKQIADALKEIDYEQIMVNDCSRDTSWDEILKVTKENKNILGINLRKNGGQDSAILTGLNYACGKYVVIMDDDLQHSPYDILKLYREIKKGFDVVYADFTTLKQKAWKNIGSWFNGKISEIALGKPKEVYLSPFKIIDGKVVKEMCRFNNLFPYIDGLIFQVTNNITQIPIEHHKREIGVSNYNFIKSIKVFMRMLFGFSTMPLKIATFTGTFAAIAGLVLALFYAIRWFMGKEGLTGWTTIVILILVLGGGILFSLGIIGKYLGQMYLTINNVPKFIIKETTHKDTDE, from the coding sequence ATGAAAGAATTAAGCATAGTTATTCCTGTTTACAACAGTCATGAATGCGTCTCTGAGTTATCGAAACAAATAGCTGATGCACTAAAAGAAATAGACTATGAACAGATAATGGTAAATGACTGCTCAAGAGACACAAGCTGGGACGAAATCCTTAAGGTCACAAAAGAAAATAAAAACATACTTGGAATAAACCTTCGCAAAAACGGAGGACAGGACTCTGCAATTCTTACCGGCTTGAACTATGCCTGCGGAAAATATGTTGTAATAATGGATGATGATCTTCAGCATTCACCCTACGATATTTTAAAATTATATCGTGAAATAAAAAAAGGATTTGATGTAGTCTATGCTGATTTTACAACACTAAAGCAAAAGGCATGGAAAAACATAGGCTCCTGGTTTAACGGAAAAATAAGTGAAATTGCATTAGGAAAACCAAAGGAAGTATATCTTTCACCTTTTAAAATTATTGATGGAAAAGTAGTAAAAGAAATGTGCCGTTTCAATAACCTTTTTCCATATATTGACGGTCTTATTTTTCAAGTTACAAATAATATAACTCAAATTCCTATAGAACATCACAAAAGGGAAATTGGCGTATCAAACTATAATTTTATAAAATCCATAAAAGTATTTATGCGTATGCTTTTCGGTTTTTCTACGATGCCATTGAAGATAGCAACCTTTACAGGAACTTTTGCTGCAATTGCAGGTCTTGTCCTTGCTCTATTTTATGCAATAAGATGGTTCATGGGAAAAGAAGGACTCACCGGATGGACTACAATAGTAATCCTTATTCTTGTATTAGGAGGAGGGATTCTTTTTTCACTTGGAATAATAGGAAAGTATTTAGGACAAATGTATCTTACCATAAATAACGTTCCTAAATTCATTATAAAAGAAACAACACATAAGGATACAGATGAATAA
- a CDS encoding acyltransferase family protein, with the protein MKEINNTEQNKTEQRFSNFEFLRILAMLMIVASHAVKHGGTAPVPTVSTFFTSGYITNVLFASWGQLGVCIFIVISSYFLCDANGIHFKKVIMIYAQTLLYSLIICFTFKIFNIEHFGPKQIIKAFLTPIYQWTEYWFIRQYLNFYLLVPILQKLIKSIPDIALGKIILVLSIVVPGFMMFFLQENVKEIGEFTYLFLFTAYLKRKKNNVIERKPELFVIIIFTTCILFIFLFDWLTFRFGIRNLSSRITMRYFPAYIFAISLFFFAKKYWKFKNRIINFIAKTTLGIYIIHENPLMYFNKNEPFLFCRLFKIGKHSILNTYPIYLLSVVILVFFICSVIEAIRILLIDNTVFKKGLWIDKVCKKIDNWYSL; encoded by the coding sequence ATGAAAGAAATAAATAACACAGAACAGAACAAAACAGAACAGAGGTTTTCTAATTTTGAATTCTTAAGAATTCTTGCGATGCTTATGATTGTTGCTTCTCATGCCGTTAAGCATGGTGGTACAGCACCCGTACCAACTGTTTCTACTTTCTTTACGTCGGGATATATTACAAATGTTCTTTTCGCCAGCTGGGGACAATTAGGGGTCTGCATTTTCATTGTAATTTCTTCATACTTTTTATGCGACGCAAATGGAATTCATTTTAAGAAAGTAATAATGATTTATGCACAGACATTATTGTATTCTCTGATAATTTGCTTTACATTTAAGATTTTTAACATTGAACATTTTGGCCCTAAACAGATTATAAAAGCTTTTCTAACACCAATTTATCAATGGACAGAATACTGGTTTATACGCCAGTATTTGAATTTTTATCTGCTAGTGCCTATACTTCAAAAATTAATTAAAAGCATTCCGGATATTGCACTAGGTAAAATTATTCTAGTCTTATCCATTGTGGTTCCAGGATTTATGATGTTTTTTTTACAGGAAAACGTAAAAGAAATTGGAGAATTTACATATCTATTTCTCTTTACGGCATATTTAAAAAGAAAAAAAAATAACGTTATAGAAAGAAAGCCTGAATTATTTGTAATCATTATTTTTACAACATGTATTCTTTTTATTTTTCTTTTCGACTGGCTTACATTTAGATTTGGAATAAGAAATCTATCTTCCAGAATTACAATGCGCTATTTTCCAGCTTATATCTTTGCAATCAGTTTATTTTTCTTTGCAAAGAAATATTGGAAATTTAAAAATAGAATTATAAATTTTATTGCAAAAACTACATTAGGAATATACATTATCCATGAAAATCCATTAATGTATTTTAATAAAAATGAACCATTTTTATTTTGCAGACTATTTAAGATAGGAAAACATTCTATTTTAAATACATATCCAATCTATTTACTCTCTGTTGTTATACTTGTATTCTTTATTTGCAGTGTTATTGAAGCAATCAGAATACTTTTAATTGACAATACAGTTTTCAAAAAAGGTTTATGGATTGATAAGGTATGTAAAAAAATTGATAATTGGTATTCGCTTTAA
- a CDS encoding GtrA family protein gives MKLIDAKLIKFLAVGILNTIVGAGIMFLLYNCFECSYWLASSCNYIFGGVLSFILNKYFTFNNKQKSIKQIIEFILTIIICYLIAYIAAKNIIHYFLRNKSIMLRDNIAMITGMCLYTGLNYIAQRFLIFRNKKNEQ, from the coding sequence ATGAAACTAATTGATGCTAAACTAATCAAGTTTTTAGCAGTGGGGATACTAAATACAATTGTCGGTGCAGGAATTATGTTCCTCCTGTATAATTGTTTTGAATGTTCATACTGGCTGGCAAGTTCATGTAATTATATTTTCGGCGGAGTTCTCTCCTTCATTTTAAATAAATACTTTACATTCAATAACAAACAAAAATCCATAAAGCAGATTATCGAATTCATATTAACAATAATTATATGCTATCTTATTGCATATATTGCCGCAAAAAACATAATTCACTATTTTTTACGTAATAAAAGTATTATGTTAAGAGATAATATTGCAATGATTACAGGTATGTGCCTTTATACAGGCTTAAACTATATAGCACAACGTTTTTTAATATTCAGGAATAAAAAAAATGAACAATAA
- a CDS encoding glycosyltransferase: MKEINTIGLYINDILYNTGGTESYTVKLCYTLQQIYPTAHISFISECYKKEDALSSEDFITLSNKKYGTQIDSARADFISVPANKSNKIGTILLRKRLVSISKKFDLFFYCSRGNYVFKAKKNIHIVHFPTKPIALQKKGSNPLVIWYEKQKDKAYIKAYDLFLPNSQFTEKHFKRIWQGINDEKLNTATKVCYPAVTGIEDLHLQKENIILVLSRIEKSKHLETLIDAYKSSEYLKTNYKLVIAGGLTKSLESYKSELENRADGANIEFIINAPFSKVTELYNKASIFWHCKGFEIDEDKEPELMEHFGMSTVEAMSAGCVPIVINAAGQKETASEECGYRWNTVEELVHYTEEIAQNPEKMKAMSEAAKERSKLFTMKNFTKKIKDILEKLCF; encoded by the coding sequence ATGAAAGAAATTAATACAATTGGTCTTTACATAAACGACATTCTCTACAATACCGGAGGAACGGAAAGCTACACTGTAAAACTTTGTTACACTTTACAGCAAATTTATCCTACAGCACATATTTCTTTTATAAGCGAATGCTACAAAAAAGAAGATGCATTGTCTTCAGAAGACTTTATTACTCTTTCGAATAAAAAATACGGTACTCAAATTGACAGTGCAAGAGCAGATTTTATTTCTGTTCCAGCAAATAAATCTAACAAAATAGGAACAATTTTGCTAAGAAAACGTCTTGTTTCGATTTCCAAAAAGTTTGATTTGTTTTTTTACTGCTCTCGTGGAAATTATGTCTTCAAGGCAAAAAAGAATATTCATATTGTACATTTTCCGACAAAACCAATTGCACTTCAGAAAAAAGGTTCCAATCCGCTGGTAATCTGGTATGAAAAACAGAAAGACAAGGCTTACATAAAGGCATATGACCTTTTTTTACCAAATTCACAGTTTACAGAAAAACATTTTAAGAGAATCTGGCAAGGAATTAACGATGAAAAGCTTAATACAGCTACAAAAGTTTGCTACCCTGCTGTTACTGGAATAGAAGATTTACACTTGCAAAAAGAAAACATTATTCTTGTACTCTCGCGTATCGAAAAATCAAAGCACCTTGAAACTTTGATAGACGCATATAAATCTTCTGAATATCTGAAAACTAACTACAAGCTTGTAATTGCAGGCGGACTTACAAAATCTCTTGAAAGCTACAAATCTGAACTTGAAAATCGTGCGGACGGAGCTAATATTGAGTTTATTATAAATGCTCCATTCTCAAAAGTTACGGAACTGTATAATAAGGCTTCGATTTTCTGGCACTGCAAGGGATTTGAAATTGATGAAGATAAGGAGCCTGAGCTTATGGAACATTTCGGCATGAGTACTGTTGAAGCTATGAGTGCCGGCTGTGTACCGATTGTTATAAATGCTGCTGGGCAGAAAGAAACGGCTTCGGAAGAATGTGGTTACAGATGGAATACTGTTGAAGAACTTGTTCATTATACAGAAGAAATTGCTCAAAATCCTGAAAAAATGAAAGCAATGTCTGAAGCTGCAAAAGAACGGTCAAAACTGTTTACAATGAAGAATTTTACAAAAAAAATTAAAGATATACTTGAGAAATTATGCTTTTAA
- a CDS encoding glycosyltransferase — MNIKKITFLTGHNWISNRLGGFHKFAQAACEAGIETVFFSFPRPYYGYFMKQELFNKKSIKQLQKGITYKIGAAQLHNVTLATLKLPNFANKILSDNLMNSFERFSFTSFKTFAKKWLDGTDVFVFESCDGMIFVDKIKQMYPNAKIVYRPSDPMMFDGALERYVKNEKNIMKKADLNIIVNKEGLDLYRRKIPDFETSIKYVLLSNGVDIESYEKTYECPDLLKKENTILYVGAWEVEWTLLFKAAEQNKAFNYIVVCPNYPSEDIQHKIKTYSNLFYIPGIRPSEVPAWITNCSVVMVPYVTDFYKNRPLGITAKYYQAMAAHKPIVAYCDTPKLKETGAVVTYTYDEFITEIQKAVQKKRVNYSFDLSERKWNNITKKFLELISDF; from the coding sequence ATGAATATAAAAAAAATAACATTTTTAACAGGACACAACTGGATTTCAAACAGACTTGGAGGTTTTCATAAATTTGCCCAGGCTGCATGCGAAGCTGGAATTGAAACAGTATTTTTTAGTTTTCCACGTCCTTATTACGGATACTTTATGAAACAGGAACTTTTTAATAAAAAATCCATTAAACAGCTGCAGAAAGGTATTACCTATAAGATTGGAGCAGCACAACTTCATAATGTAACGCTTGCAACATTAAAACTTCCAAATTTTGCAAACAAAATTCTAAGTGATAATCTGATGAACAGTTTTGAACGCTTTTCATTCACCTCATTCAAAACTTTTGCAAAAAAATGGCTTGACGGCACCGATGTATTTGTTTTTGAAAGCTGCGATGGGATGATTTTTGTAGACAAAATAAAACAAATGTACCCTAATGCAAAAATAGTTTACAGACCAAGTGATCCCATGATGTTTGATGGAGCCCTTGAACGCTATGTAAAAAATGAAAAAAATATCATGAAAAAAGCAGATCTGAATATAATAGTAAATAAGGAAGGATTAGATTTATACCGCCGGAAAATTCCAGACTTTGAAACTTCCATAAAATATGTACTTTTATCAAACGGAGTAGACATCGAAAGTTACGAAAAAACTTATGAATGTCCAGACCTGTTAAAAAAAGAAAATACAATTCTCTACGTAGGAGCCTGGGAAGTTGAATGGACACTACTCTTTAAAGCCGCTGAACAAAATAAGGCTTTCAACTACATAGTAGTATGTCCAAACTATCCTTCTGAAGATATCCAGCACAAAATCAAAACATACAGCAATCTCTTTTATATTCCAGGTATAAGACCTTCTGAAGTACCCGCCTGGATAACCAATTGTTCAGTCGTAATGGTTCCATACGTTACGGATTTTTATAAAAACAGACCTCTTGGAATTACAGCAAAATACTATCAGGCAATGGCAGCACATAAACCTATTGTAGCATACTGCGACACTCCAAAGTTAAAGGAAACCGGTGCAGTCGTAACCTATACTTATGATGAGTTTATAACAGAAATACAAAAAGCCGTACAAAAAAAGCGAGTTAATTATTCATTTGATTTATCTGAAAGAAAATGGAATAATATAACAAAAAAATTTCTGGAGTTAATTTCAGATTTCTAA